The DNA region CTTCGCCTCGACCACCGCGAAGGCCGCGAGCAGTACCACCCCGCCGACCAGCAGGGCCGCCACGATGGGCCGTGCCCAGCCGCTGCGGCCCTCGGCGAGTCCGGCGATGAGCAGGGAAGTCCCGGTGGTGAGGGTCAGCACGCCGTACGGGTCGAGCGCGCGGGGCCGGTCGGCCCGGGACTCGGTGAGGCAGGCGGCGGCGCAGCCGGCCACGGCGGCCGAGACGACGGCGAGCCCGCCGTTGACCGCGCGCCAGCCGGCCCACTGCTGGACCAGCGCGCCGTAGACCGGCCCGACCGCGATGCCGAGACCGACGGCCGCGCCCCAGATCCCGAGCGCCCGGATCCGGTCCGGGCCAGCCGGGTGGGCGTGACTGATCAGGCCGAGCGCGGGTGCCAGGACGGCGGCCGAGGCGACGCCGAGCAGTACGCGCGCGGCCAGGTAGACGGCGCCGCCGGGGGCGAGCGCGGCCAGGGCTTCGGCGGCGGCGAAGAGCAGCATACCGAAGGTGAAGACCCGCTTGCGGCCGTGGTCGTCGGCGGCGCTGCCGGCCGTGAGCAGGAGTGCCGAGATGCCGACCAGGGTGCCGGTGAGGATCCAGGTGCGGCCCGAGGCGCCGAGGTGGGCGGCCTGGGCGGTGGCGGCGAGTGCGGCGGTGGGGGCGGTGTAGGCGACGGTGACCAGGGCGGTCGCGGCGGCCGTGACGGCCAGCGTGGCGCCGGGCCGGACGGGCGCGGTGGTCGGAGCCGACACCGCAGCCGGGGCGGGGGAGGCGGGGGCGGAGCCGGGTGGTGCGGGGGGCATGGGTGTTCCCTCCGGAGGGCGGACCAGTGGGTCTGGTGAATGAACCTTCGTCTCGGGCAGCACGCTACCACCGCCGGTCTGTTCATTGAACCCGCTTCGACGGTGGACTACGCTGGCCCGCATGGCCCTGGGAACCGACTACGAACTGCAGGAGTGCGCACTGGCCCGCGCCCTGGAGGTGGTCGGCGAGCGCTGGAGCCTGCTGATCGTCCGCGACGCGTTCTACGGAGTGCAGCGCTTCAACGACTTCCTCGCTCACCTCGGCATCCCACGCGCCGTCCTCACCGCACGCCTCAACGCCCTGGTCGCGGCCGGGGTGCTGCGCAAGGAGCCGTACCAGCGGACGCCGCTGCGCCACGGCTACCTGCTCACCGAGGCCGGCCTCGAACTCTGGGGCCCGCTCTACCAGTTGAGCCGCTGGGGCGGTCGGCACGCGACACCGGGCGGCCCGCACCACCTGTTCGCGCACGCCGGCTGCGGCACCGACCTGGACGTCGTCGGCGCCTGCCCCACGTGCGGCGGCGGGCCCGTCCCCCCGGCCGAGGTCGCCATGCGCCCCAACCCCGCCCACGCCGGGGGCCACCGCGAGGACCCGGTCTCCCGCGCCCTGGTCCGCCCGCACCTGCTGCTCGAACCGATCGCCTCGGCCGCGGCGTAGCGGGGCACCACCGGGGCGGGCAGGCCGACGAGGCCGCCGGCAGGTCGCCGACGGCCTCGCGGGCGCCGCACCCACAGCAGGCAGATGCTGCCCGCCACGGAGCCACCGGCCAGCCCGGCGACCACCACGCCGACGTGCCGGCCCGCGAGCCGGTCGGCGGTCTGCTCCACGAGGCGGGCGAGTTCGTCATGTGCGGTGAGCCCAGGCGGCCGCGACCTGCGAAGTCGTCCGCCCGGAAGACGATTTCGGCCGCCCCGGATGCTCCCACGGCCGTACGCCCCGCTCCGCCCGATTGCGCCTCACGAAGTACGGACACCACAGCCTGCTGCTCCCGTCCAGGAACAGCGCACCGACCCGCCCGCCACCGACCCGACCCGCCCCGTCCATGGATCGCCGGCACCGTACATCCGTGAAGTGCCGTACCAGCACCGGTGGTTGGAGTGCGCCGCCTACCCCTACGCCTCGCCGAGCGCCGCCCGCAGCCGCGCCGCGACCTCCGCCGCCCCCGCCTCGTCCGGGTACTTCCCGCGCGGCCAGAAGAACCCGCGCAGCCCGTCCTTGGGATTGCGCGGCACCACGTGGACGTGCAGGTGCGGCACCGACTGGCTGATCCGGTTGTTCGCCGCCACGAAGCTGCCCGCCGCGCCCATCCCCCGCTCGACCGCCGCCGCCACCCGCTGCACCCGCAGGAAGAACGGCCCGACCTCCTCGACCGGCAGGTCCGCCAGGGTCCGGTGGTGGGCGCGCGGCACGACCAGCACGTGGCCGGGGAAGAGCGGCCGGCGGTCCAGGAAGGCCACCGCCGTCCCGTCGTCCAGCACCCGGTGCGCGGCTTCCTCACCCGCCACCACCGCACAGAACACGCAGTCCATCCGTCCATTCAAACCACCGGCGGTGGTCCCGGCACCTCCGCAAACCCGGGCCCGCCCGGCTTCACCCGTCCGGCGGCCGACCGGGTGCGCCCGCCCCCGCGCCGGGCGCACGGTGCTGCGAGGGGGAGGGGGACGGGCCGAGGCGGCGCACCGCGTGCCGAACGAGGAGGTGGCCCCGATGCCGGGCAGGTTCGAGGTCTACCAGGACGCCGACGGCAAGTACCGGTTCCGGCTCAAGGCGGGCAACGGCGGGATCGTCGCCACTGGTCAGGGCTGCGCCGACAAGGACGCCGCGTACAAGGGCGTCGAGGCGGTCCGGCGGGCGGCCGACGACGCAGCGGTGATCGACGTCCCGAAGGCCGCCTGAGCCGGTTGGGACGTGCGGGCGCCCCGCAGGCGACCCGCCCACCCCGGCGGGCGGGCGGCAGGCAGCACCTACTCGTACCGGTACAGCAGCGCCTCCCGCTCCGTCTGCTCGATCATCTCGACGGTCAGCGAGTCGTCCCGCAGGTGCGACAGCGTGACCTCCGCCGAACTCGGCTGCGCGTCCTTGGCCAGCCAGTTCTCCGGCTTCCAGGCCGAAGCGCGCAGCAGCGACTTCGGGCAGTGCGCGTACACCTCCTCCACGGCCACCACGATCGCGCTGCGCGGCGGCTTGCCGACGGCCGTCAGCTGCCGCAGCAGCTCGGGGTCGGTGGACACGCAGGCCCGCCCGTTGACCCGCAGCGTGGTGTCCCGGCCCGGTACGACGAAGAGCAGCCCGACCCGGCCGGTCTCCAGGATGTTGTGCAGGGTGTCCAACCGCTTGTTGCCGGTGGCGTCCGGAATGGCCAGGGTGTACTCGTCGAGCACCGAGACCAGCCCGGCCGGCCCGCCGCGCGGTGAGACGTCGCAGCGGCCGGAGGCGTCGGCGCTGGCGACGAACACCAGCGAGGAGCAGGCGATCAGCCGCTGGGCGATCTCGTGCAGGCGGTCGACCTGCTTGCGGCGCGCGTGCTCGCCGGGCTGTTCGTAGACCTCGCGCAGCTGCGCCGGGTCGGTGAGGGCTCCCGCGCTGAGGGCGGCGAACAGGCTGTTCGGGTTGCCCGGAGCGGTGGTTGACGGTGTGGTGGCTTCCGGTGTGAGGGTCATGCCGGGAATCTAACCGAGGCCCCTCGCCGCGCCGACGGCCCGGGTGCACGATCCCGCGGCCGCGCCGGTCGCGGCCGCCGTCCCGCCATCGGCCCGCCGCCCGCCCGCGCCCCTGGCGGACCCACCCGCCCGGGTTTCCTCCACTCTCCGTGAAAGAGCCGCCCCACCCCTCCCCACCAGCGGTTTTCCGCTGATAATGGGGCCAGGGACTCCAGCCAGCCGGAGGTGGTGGCCGTGATCGTCAGAATCTGGGCCGGGCAGGTCACGGCCGATCGCATCGAGGAGTTCTGCGCACACCTGGCCAGCCAGGTGCTCCCGCAGCTCGGGCGGACGGACGGCTGCCTCGGCGGTGAACTCCTGCGCTCGGTGGCCGAGGACGGGCACCGGGTGCTCGTGGTCAGTCGCTGGCGCGACGAGGACGCCCTGCGCGGGTACGCCGGGCCGATGTGGCGGATCCGGCCGGTCTGGTCGGAGGGCGAGCTGCACTACCTCATGCACCCGCCGGAGGTCACCCACTTCATGCCGATCGCCGCACCCGCCGCGCTCTGATCCCGGCGCGCACGCTCCGAGTCCGGCCCGAACCCCGGGCCCTCGCCGCACCCAGGGCCCACACCCCGGGCCCTCACACCGAGAGCGGCACCGAGTGGATCTCGTCCGCCGGGTGCCCGGTACGGCTGTGGACCCGCTGCACCGCCTCCCTGGACGGCGCCTCGGACAGGCAGTACACGGTGCCCGAATCCGGGTCCGCCCAGGCCTGCTCGAAGTGCACGCCCTCCTCGCTCTCGATCTCCGCGTCGGCCGCCTGGGCCGCCCTGAGCTGCTCCGCCGTGATCCCGGTCATCCCGTGATGGACGTCCATGAACTTCATCGCCGTAGCCTCCGAACCTGGCCCCACCACCAGCCTCGCCCTCCCCGCACGCCGACGCCACCAGACGCCCCTGCCCGTACGTCCCGCCCCCGCCCCGCCCCGCATTCCCGGCGGGACCGTGAAACAGACCACAGTGGAACACCCTCCCTGGGCTCGCGTCCCGCGTGGCACAATGACGTCAACAGCAGTGACGTTCAGCGCACTCCGGGGTCGGTGAAAATCCGAACCGGCGGTTACAGTCCGCGACCCGTCCGCAGCCAGCGGGCGGTTGACCAGGTGAAATTCCTGGACCGACGGTTAAAGTCCGGATGGGAGGCGTGCGCGGGCGGACGAAGAGCAGTACCCGTGGTCCATTCACGTCCATCACGAACCGGACCGGACCACGGTCAGGTGAACGGCGGGAGCAGCGTCTCCCGGGCCGGGCGAGCGATCTCCCGGCGGCTCCGGCACCCCGGCGACGGGTCGTGCCCACGGGCCCGCGCACCGGTGCCCGTCCGTGTCATCTCCCTCTGCCGCCCCGGAGTCCGCGCCCCAAGCGCGAGGAGACCCGGGTGTTCACCGGCATCATCGAAGAGCTCGGCGAGGTCGTGTCGATCGAGGAGATCGGCGACTCCTCGCGAATCCGTCTGCGCGGTCCGGTGGTTCGGGACGGCGCACGTCACGGGGACTCCATCGCGGTCAACGGCGTCTGCCTGACCGTCGTCGACAGCCCCGAGCAACTGGCCGCCGAGACCGGCGAGTTCAGCGCCGACGTGATGGCCGAGACACTGCACCGCTCCAGCCTGGGCGAGCTGAAGCCCGGTTCCCCGGTCAACCTGGAGCGCGCGATGGCGCTCGGCGCCCGGCTCGGCGGCCACCTGGTGCAGGGCCATGTCGATGCCACCGGGCGGCTGTTGAGCCGCGAGCCCGGCGAGCGCGACGCGGACGGCAACCTGCGCTGGGAGGTGCTGCGCTTCTCGCTGCCGGAGTCCATCTCCCGCTACCTGGTGGAGAAGGGCTCGATCACGGTCGACGGCGTCAGCCTCACCGTGGTGGAGGCGGCCCGCGACAGCTTCACCGTCAGCCTCATCCCGGCCACCCTCGCGCTCACCACGCTCGGCGCCAAGGCCCTCGGCGAGAGCGTCAACCTCGAAGTGGACGTGCTCGCCAAGTACGTGGAGCGGCTGCTCGAATCGCGCACCCTGCCCAAGCTGCCCACCCTGCCGTCCGAGCTCCCGAACCTGCCGGGCACCGACACCACCACCGGGGAGACCAAGTGAGCTGGCTCAGCGGCGAGGCGTTCACCGTCCTCGGCGAACACGTGAAGTGGGCCGACATGATCGGCAACCTGCTCGGCTTCGCCGGCCTGGCGCTCGGCTGGCGCCGCTCGGTCTGGAGCTGGCCGGTCCAACTCCTGTCCGGCGTCGTGCTGATCGCCGCCTACCTCGGCGGCCACGTCCCCGGCCTGATCGGCAAGCAGCTGATCGTCATCGTCACCGCCGCCTGGGGCTGGGCGCAGTGGCGGCGCGGTCGTCGCGACACCGGGACGATCGCCGTACGGTTCGCCAGCTGGCCCGAGCGGGCCGCCCTGGTGGCCGGCACCGCGGTCGGCACCGTCGCCCTGGCGCTGCTCTTCACCGCCTACCCCAGCCTGTCCTGGAGCCCCTGGTCGGACGCCTACATCTTCGTCGGCACGCTCGCCGCGATGGTCGCCCAGGCGCGCGGCTGGCTGGAGTTCTGGTTCGCCTGGATCGCGGTCGACGCGGTCGGCGTCCCGTTCGCCTTCAACAGCGGCTACACCTTCTCCGGCCTCACCTACTCCGTCTACTTCGTCCTGGTGCTGCTCGGTCTGCGCTCCTGGTGGCTGAGCACCCGTGAGCCGCGAGCCACGTCCTCCAACGTCCCGCAGGGAGCCACGGCATGACCGAGAACCAGACCCACCACAGCAACCTCGATGACGAGCTCGTGCTCGACCCCGTCGAGCGGGCGATCGCCGACATCGCGGTCGGCCGCGCGGTGGTCGTGGTCGACGACGAGGACCGCGAGAACGAGGGCGACATCGTCTTCGCCGCCTCCGCCGCGACCCCCGAGCTGATGGCCTTCACCATCCGCTACAGCTCCGGCGTGATCTGCGCCCCGATGACCGGCGCGGAGCTGGACCGGCTCAAGCTGCCGCCGATGACCCAGGTCAACGAGGACCGCAAGGGCACCGCGTACACCGTCTCGGTGGACGCCCGCGACGGGGTGGACACCGGCATCTCCGCCGCCGACCGCGCCCGCACCGTCCGGCTGCTCTCCTCGCCCGGCACCGAGCCCGGCGACCTCACCCGCCCCGGGCACGTCTTCCCGCTGCGCGCGGTCGAGGGCGGCGTGCTGGTCCGCCCCGGGCACACCGAGGCCGCCGTCGACCTGGCCCGGCTCGCCGGGCTTCCGCCGGCCGGCGCGATCGCCGAGGTGGTCAACGACGACGGCACCATGGCCCGGCTGCCCGAGCTGGTCGCCTTCGCCCGCGAGCACGGCCTGGCGATCATCTCCATCGAGGACCTGATCGCCTACCGCCGCCGCACCGAGCTGCACGTCGACCGGGCCGCCGTCACCGCCCTGCCCACCGCGCACGGCGAGTTCACCGCGGTCGGCTACCGGGGCACCATCGACGGCGTCGAGCACATCGCGCTGGTGGCCGGCGGCCTCGGGGCGGACGGGCGGCTGCCGGACGGCGAGGACGTCCTGGTGCGGGTCCACTCCGAGTGCCTGACCGGCGACGTCTTCGGTTCGCTGCGCTGCGACTGCGGCCCCCAGCTGGAGGCCTCGCTCCAGCGGGTCGCCGAGGCGGGCCGCGGTGTGGTGCTCTACCTGCGCGGCCACGAGGGCCGGGGGATCGGCCTGGCGCACAAGCTGCGCGCGTACGAGCTGCAGGAGCAGGGCCGCGACACCGTCGACGCCAACCTGGACCTCGGCCTGCCCGCCGACGCCCGCGACTACAGCATCGCGGCGCAGATGCTGGCAGACCTCGGCGTGCGCTCGCTCACCCTGCTGACCAACAACCCGCAGAAGCTGACCGCGCTCACCGAGCACGGCCTCAAGGTCAAGGGGCGCGAGGCGGTCGAGATCGCGCCGGGTGAGCACAACCTGCGCTACCTGCGCACCAAGCGCGACCGGATGGGCCACGACCTGCCCGGCCTCGACTCCTGAAGCACTCCGAGGCTCCGGAAGCCCCACGAGGCTCCCGAAGCCTCCGACGCTCGTGAAGCCCCCGAGGCTCCTGACGCACCCCTACCGAACCGACAGAACGGAAACACGAACATGAGCGGCCACGGAGCCCCCGAGCTGACCATCGACGGCGCCGCCGACCTCAAGGTCGCGGTCGTCGCCGCCCAGTGGCACGACCAGGTGATGAACGGCCTGCTGGACGGCGCCCACCGCGCGCTCAAGGAGCTGGGTGTCGCCGAACCCACCGTCCTGCGCGTCCCCGGCACCTTCGAGCTGCCGGTCGCCGCCAAGCGCCTCGCCGAGCGCGGCTACGACGCCGTCGTCGCCCTCGGCGTGGTGATCCGCGGTGGCACTCCGCACTTCGACTACGTCTGCCAGGCGGCCACCGCCGGCCTCACCCAGGTCAGCGTGGACACCGGCGTCCCGGTCGGCTTCGGCGTGCTGACCTGCGACAACGACGAGCAGGCACTCGACCGTGCGGGCCTGCCGGGCTCCGCCGAGGACAAGGGCCACGAGGCCGTCACCGCCGCCGTCGCCACCGCGGTGACGCTCCGCGACCTCCGCTGAGCGCGCGGCCGCACGGGTGACCGGTCCCGGACCGCGGAGGGTCCATCCGGCCGTCCACGGTCCGGGACCGTTTACCGCCGGTCAGCCCGCACGCCGTATGGTGAGTCCCATCATGGCTTCGAAGACATTCGAGGAGCTCTTCGCCGAGCTCCAGCAGAAGGCCGCCACCGGCGACCCCGCGTCCTCCCGCACCGCCCAGCTCGTCCAGCAGGGCGTCCATTCGATCGGCAAGAAGGTCGTCGAGGAGGCCGCCGAGGTCTGGATGGCCGCCGAGTTCCAGTCGGACGAGCAGACGGCGGAGGAGATCTCGCAGCTCCTGTACCACCTTCAGGTGATGATGATCGCCCGTGGGCTGACGCTCGACGACGTCTACAAGTACCTCTAGAACAGCCAAGCTCCCCGAGCACACCCCTCCAACAGGTAAGGAAGCAACCTCCCATGCTGCGCATCGCCGTCCCCAACAAGGGTTCTCTCTCGGGTCCCGCGGCGGAGATGCTCCATGAGGCCGGCTACCGCCAGCGCAAGGACCCCAAGGAGCTCGTGCTCGTCGACCCCAACAACGAGGTCGAGTTCTTCTTCCTCCGCCCGCGCGACATCGCCGTCTACGTCGGCTCCGGCCGTCTCGACGTCGGCATCACCGGCCGCGACCTGCTGCTGGACTCGCACTCCAACGCGGAGGAGGTGCTCGCCCTCGGCTTCGCCGGGTCGACCTTCCGCTTCGCCCGCCCCGAGGGCGTGGACGTCAAGGACGTGACCGGCCTGGAGGGCCTGAGGATCGCGACCTCCTACACCGGCCTGGTCGAGCAGCACCTGGCCGACCACGGCGTGAAGGCGACGGTCACCAAGCTGGACGGCGCGGTCGAGACCGCGGTGCAGCTGGGCGTCGCCGACGTGATCGCCGACGTGGTGGAGACCGGCACCAGCCTGCGCAACGCCGGTCTGGAGGTCTTCGGCGAGCCGATCCTGATCTCGGACGCCGTGGTGATCCGCCCCAAGGGCGCGGGCGAGGACCCGCGGGTGGAGCAGTTCCTGCGCCGCCTGCAGGGCGTGCTGGTGGCCCGCCGCTACGTGCTGATGGACTACGACATCCGCGCCGAGAAGGTCAGCGCCGCCGTCGCGCTCACCCCCGGCCTGGAGTCGCCGACCGTCTCGCCGCTGCACACCGAGGGCTGGGTGGCCGTCCGCTCGATGGTGCTCCGCAAGGAGGCCCAGCAGATCATGGACGACCTGTGGGGCATCGGTGCCCGGGCGATCCTGGTCACCAACATCCACGCCTGCCGCCTCTGACCTGCCCGCACGACCTGCTCGCACATCCGCGGGTAAAGAACGGTTCAATGGGGCGGGGGCGCCGACCGGCGTCCCCGCCCTCGTGCTGTCGCAAGCCCGGGACCACCGGGTCCGGAAGCACCGGAACCCGAACCACCGGCCCCAGAACCACCGGAGACCCCACGTGTCCACCCCGCCCGTCGAGTTCCCCGTCACCTGGGCGCCCCGCCGCACCCGCGTGGTGCTGCTGCCGGTCTGCGCCGTGCTGGTGGTGCTGTTCGTCGTGCTGGCCATGCTGCTCCCGGCGAACTGGCAGCTCAACGACCGGATCATGATGATCGCCAGCGGCGTGCTGTTCGCGTGCGTGGGCCTGATGCTGGCCCGCCCCCGGGTGACCGCCGACGCGGAGGGCGTGACGGTGGTCAACTTCGTCCGCAGCCGCCGGCTGGCCTGGGCCGAGATCGTCCGGGTCAACTTCCGCCAGGGCGATCCGTGGGCCACCCTCGACCTCGCCGACGGCACCTCGCTCGCCGCGGTGGGCATCCAGTCCGGCGTCGGCAAGGCCCAGGCGATCGCGGACGCCCGCGCGCTGCGCGACCTGGTCGAGCACCACACCCAGGTCTGACGGCGCCCGGCAGCCCCCGGCCCCGACCCCGGTCCCGGTCCTGGCAGGTCCGAACACGCTTCCTAACACCGCACCGGTATGGTCTACGCTGGTAAAAGCGGGGCAAAGATTCAGTCCTGCCCGAAAACGACCCCACTCGAACCGATCCGCGCTTCGAGCGACCTGAGGAGTGACACACCCCCTCGATGGACGATCCGTCCGGTAGTACCTGCGCCGCCTCGCTTCCGACCCCCGGAAGGCAGGCGGCACTGTGATCACCGCCTGGCTGCTGTTGTTCGCAGCCGTTCTCCTGATCCTCGCCAACGGCCTCTTCGTGGCCGCCGAGTTCGCCTTCGTGACCGCTGACCGCGGTGCGGTGGAACGTTCCGCCGAGGCCGGCGACGCCAAGTCCGCCCGGGTCTCCCGGGCCCTGCGGCACCTCTCCTTCGAACTCTCCGGCGCCCAGCTGGGCATCACCGTCACCTCGCTGGTGGTCGGCATGCTCGCCGAGCCGGCCCTGTCGACCCTTCTCCAGCCCGTGATGTCGGGCATCGGGGTGCCCGACTCGGTCGCCCGCGGCGCCGCCGTGGTGATCGGCATGGTGCTGGCCACCGTCGTCCAGATGGTGATCGGCGAGCTGGTCCCGAAGAACTGGGCGATCTCCCGCCCGCTCCAGGTGGCCCGCGCGGTCGCCGCCCCGCACATGGCCTTCTCCTTCGTCTGCCGTCCGCTGATCAGCTTCCTGAACGGCGCCGCCGACCGGACCGTCCGGGCCTTCGGCGTCGAGCCGCAGGAGGAGCTGGAGCACGCCCGCACCCCGGCCGAGCTGGTCTCGCTGGCCCGGCACTCGGCCAAGGCCGGTGCGATAGACGAGGAGTCGGCGACCCTGTTCGTCCGCACCCTCGGCCTCGGCGAACTCACCGCCGAGTCGGTGATGACCCCGCGGATCGACGTCGCCGCCCTCCAGCGCGACGCCACCGCCTCCGACGTGATCAACCTGACCCGGGCCACCGGCCTGTCCCGCTTCCCGGTCTACACCGACACCGTGGACGAGGTCACCGGCATCGTGACGCTCAAGGACGCGCTCGCCGTGCCGGCCGTCCGGCGCGCTCAGGTGCGGGTCGCCGAGCTGGCCTCGCCGCCGCTGCTGGTGCCCGAGACCCTGCCCGCCGAGCGGCTGCTCGACCAGCTGCGCCGGCTCCAGCCGATGGCCATCGTGGTCGACGAGTACGGCGGCACCGCCGGCGTCGTCACCGTCGAGGACATCGTCGAGGAGATCGTCGGCGAGGTGCAGGACGAGCACGACCCGGCCGACCACCCCGACCTGCTCCCGCTGCCGGCCGTCGACGGCCTGCCCGCCTGGGAGGCGGACGGCCGCGCCCGGCTCGACCAGCTGGAGGCGATCGGCCTGAACGCCCCGGACGGCCCGTACGAGACCCTGGCCGGCCTGGTCGCCGACCTGCTCGGCAAGCTCCCCGAGGTGGGCGAGCAGGCCGTGCTGCCCGGCTGGCTGCTCACCGTGACCGGCGTCGACCGGCACCGCACCAGCCAGGTCCGGGTGGAGCGCACCAGCGCGCCCGGGCTGTTCGGCGAGGCCGGGGAGGACGTCCGATGACCGTCCTGCAACTGCTCCTCGCGGTGCTGCTCCTGCTCGGCAACGCCTTCTTCGTCGGCGCCGAGTTCGCCGTCGTCTCGGTGCGCCGCAGCCAGATCGAGCCGCTCGCCGAGGCCGGGCACAAGCGCGCCCGCACCGTGCTGCACGCGCTGACCAACGTCTCCGCGATGCTGGCCGCCGCCCAGCTCGGCATCACCGTCTGCTCGCTGGGCCTCGGTGCGCTCGCCGAGCCGACCATCGCCGCCCTGCTGGAGGGCCCGTTCCACGCGATCGGCGTCCCGCCCGGCCTGATGCACCCGCTCTCGTACGGGATCTCGCTCGCCCTCGTGGTGTTCCTGCACATGGTGATGGGCGAGATGGTGCCGAAGAACATGGCCATGGCCGGCCCGGAGCGGGCCGCGCTCTGGCTCGGCCCGCCGCTGGACCGGCTGGCCCGCTGGCTCGCCCCGGTGATCCGGCTGCTCAACGCCTTCGCCAACGGCGTGCTGAAGCTGTTCCGGGTCGAGGCCAAGGGCGAGGTCGAGTCGGTCTTCACCACCGAGCAGCTGATGTACCTGCTGGTCGACTCCCGGGACGCCGGCCTGCTCGACGAGGACCGCCAGGAGCGGCTGGAGGACGCCCTGGAGCTGGGCCGCCGCCCGGTCACCGACGTGCTGCTGCCGCCCGAGCAGCTGGTCACCGTCGACCCGAAGGCGACCGCCGTCGAGGTCGAGGAGCTCGCCCTGCGCACCGGCTTCTCGCGCTTCCCGGTCACCGACGGCGACCCGGCCGGTCGCGGCTACCTGGGCTACCTCCACCTCAAGGACATCCTCGACGTGGAGGACCGGTCGACGCCCGTCCCGGCCCGGCTGTGGCGGCCGATCACGGTGCTGCGCGGCAGCCTCCCGCTGGACGACGCCCTCGGCGCGATGCGCCGGGCCGCCTGCCACCTGGCCGCCGTGCTGGACCAGGACGGGCGCACGATCGGCGTGGTCATGCTGGAGGACGTCCTGGAGGAGCTGGTCGGCGAGATGCACGACCCCGACCACCGGACGACCGCCTGAGCCTGAATCCCCGGTCGTTCGCCGAGGTTCGCCGACGGCGATTCTGCCCACAGCAGGCAACGCTTCCCATGCCGGCCACTCTGACGCCAGGGTGGCCGGCATGAGACTGCTGCTGCTGGGTGGAACGAAGTTCGTCGGGCGGGCCGTCGCCGAGGAGGCGCTGGCCAGGGGCTGGGAGGTGACGGCCCTCAACCGCGGTACCCAGCCCGCGCCCGAGGGCGTGCGGGTACTGCGGGGCGACCGCACCGCCGACGACGGCCTCGCCGCGCTGGGCACGGGCGAGTGGGACGCGGTGGTGGACACCTGGTCCTGGGCCCCGGCGGCGGTGCGCGACAGCGCCCGGCAGCTGTTCGGCCGGGTCGGCCACTACGCGTACGTCTCCAGCCGGTCGGTCTACGACTACCCGCTGCGCGCCGGGGCGGACGAGACAGCCCCGGTGGTGCCCTCCTCCCCGGACCTCACCGGCGAGGTGCCCTACGCCGAGGCCAAGCGCGGCGCCGAGCTGGCCCTGGAGGAGGAGTACGGCGGGAGCGCCCTGCTGGTCCGCGCCGGGCTGATCCTCGGCCCGTACGAGAACATCGGCCGACTGCCCTGGTGGCTGAACCGGATCGCCCGCGGCGGCCCGGTGCTCGCCCCCGGCCCGCGTGATCTGGCGCTGCAGTACATCGACGGCCGTGACCTCGCCGCCTGGACCCTGGACGCGGTGGCGGCCCGGCTCAGCGGCCCGTACAACGTGGTCAGCCCGGCCGGCCACACCACCATGGGCGGACTGCTGGAGGCCTGCGTCCGGACCACCGGCTCGGACGCCGAACTGCGCTGGACCGACCCGGAGCGGATCGTCGCGGCGGGCGTGCAGCCGTGGACGGAGCTGCCGATCTGGCTGGCGCCCGGCGAGCTGTACGACTTCCTGCACGGAGCCTCGGTCGGCCGCGCGGTCGGTGCCGGGCTGCGCTGCCGCCCGGTCGCCGAGACGGTCGAGGACACCTGGGCCTGGCTGCGCTCGATCG from Kitasatospora cathayae includes:
- a CDS encoding SCO4226 family nickel-binding protein, yielding MKFMDVHHGMTGITAEQLRAAQAADAEIESEEGVHFEQAWADPDSGTVYCLSEAPSREAVQRVHSRTGHPADEIHSVPLSV
- a CDS encoding MFS transporter, producing the protein MPPAPPGSAPASPAPAAVSAPTTAPVRPGATLAVTAAATALVTVAYTAPTAALAATAQAAHLGASGRTWILTGTLVGISALLLTAGSAADDHGRKRVFTFGMLLFAAAEALAALAPGGAVYLAARVLLGVASAAVLAPALGLISHAHPAGPDRIRALGIWGAAVGLGIAVGPVYGALVQQWAGWRAVNGGLAVVSAAVAGCAAACLTESRADRPRALDPYGVLTLTTGTSLLIAGLAEGRSGWARPIVAALLVGGVVLLAAFAVVEAKVREPMLDLALFRSPGFIAATGGALFTGLSLVGFMSYLPTLLQGVLGLSGLAAGGVLALWSGLSVVAALQARRLAAHLSATTQVAIGLLICGLGEAGLYGLTPGSSWLRLAPGLAVAGIGSGVLNAALARLAVSSVPAHRAAMGSGANNTSRYLGSALGVAVTVAVAGSARPTTPGPEAAAHALATGTDRATLVAAALCLAGAALALAARSAESRTTPEHTTTR
- a CDS encoding YegP family protein, producing MPGRFEVYQDADGKYRFRLKAGNGGIVATGQGCADKDAAYKGVEAVRRAADDAAVIDVPKAA
- a CDS encoding nicotinamide mononucleotide transporter family protein — encoded protein: MSWLSGEAFTVLGEHVKWADMIGNLLGFAGLALGWRRSVWSWPVQLLSGVVLIAAYLGGHVPGLIGKQLIVIVTAAWGWAQWRRGRRDTGTIAVRFASWPERAALVAGTAVGTVALALLFTAYPSLSWSPWSDAYIFVGTLAAMVAQARGWLEFWFAWIAVDAVGVPFAFNSGYTFSGLTYSVYFVLVLLGLRSWWLSTREPRATSSNVPQGATA
- a CDS encoding riboflavin synthase, which encodes MFTGIIEELGEVVSIEEIGDSSRIRLRGPVVRDGARHGDSIAVNGVCLTVVDSPEQLAAETGEFSADVMAETLHRSSLGELKPGSPVNLERAMALGARLGGHLVQGHVDATGRLLSREPGERDADGNLRWEVLRFSLPESISRYLVEKGSITVDGVSLTVVEAARDSFTVSLIPATLALTTLGAKALGESVNLEVDVLAKYVERLLESRTLPKLPTLPSELPNLPGTDTTTGETK
- a CDS encoding antibiotic biosynthesis monooxygenase family protein encodes the protein MIVRIWAGQVTADRIEEFCAHLASQVLPQLGRTDGCLGGELLRSVAEDGHRVLVVSRWRDEDALRGYAGPMWRIRPVWSEGELHYLMHPPEVTHFMPIAAPAAL
- a CDS encoding HIT family protein; its protein translation is MDCVFCAVVAGEEAAHRVLDDGTAVAFLDRRPLFPGHVLVVPRAHHRTLADLPVEEVGPFFLRVQRVAAAVERGMGAAGSFVAANNRISQSVPHLHVHVVPRNPKDGLRGFFWPRGKYPDEAGAAEVAARLRAALGEA
- a CDS encoding MSMEG_1061 family FMN-dependent PPOX-type flavoprotein — translated: MTLTPEATTPSTTAPGNPNSLFAALSAGALTDPAQLREVYEQPGEHARRKQVDRLHEIAQRLIACSSLVFVASADASGRCDVSPRGGPAGLVSVLDEYTLAIPDATGNKRLDTLHNILETGRVGLLFVVPGRDTTLRVNGRACVSTDPELLRQLTAVGKPPRSAIVVAVEEVYAHCPKSLLRASAWKPENWLAKDAQPSSAEVTLSHLRDDSLTVEMIEQTEREALLYRYE
- a CDS encoding winged helix-turn-helix transcriptional regulator, which gives rise to MALGTDYELQECALARALEVVGERWSLLIVRDAFYGVQRFNDFLAHLGIPRAVLTARLNALVAAGVLRKEPYQRTPLRHGYLLTEAGLELWGPLYQLSRWGGRHATPGGPHHLFAHAGCGTDLDVVGACPTCGGGPVPPAEVAMRPNPAHAGGHREDPVSRALVRPHLLLEPIASAAA